The DNA region GAGAGCACGCCGGAGCGCGTCCTCGAACTCGTCGCCGGACGTCCCGTGTGGATCCACGTCGATTGGGACGTGCTCGAACCCGGGTACATCCCCGCCGCCTACCGGGTCGGAGGCGGCTTGCTGCCTCACCACGTGGCGGCGATTTTCGCGGCGCTGCCGTCCGACTCGGTCCGGGGGATCGAACTCGCGGAGTTCGAAGCGGGCGACGATGAGGTGCCGGAGCGCGTCAGCGTCGAGCTCATCGTGGAGACGCTGCAGCACCTGCTCCGATAGGGTGCGCTCAGTGCCGACGTTCCGGATCGAGGCCCATCCGGATGCGCGTCCGCTTGCGTTCGATGAGGATGAACACCGTGCCGATGATCCAGAGGGGGATCGGCATCAGGAACGCGATCCGGAAGGCCCCGAGCGAGTATGTCTCGGGAGTGCCGGCGCCCTGCAGGTCGAGTGCGAGGCCGATGAGGAAGATGGCGATGAGCGCGGCGATGAACCCTCCCGCGTTCGTCACACCGGTGGCGGTGCTCAGACGGTGGGTGGGGTTGTGCGTCCGCGCATGGTCGAACGCGATCATGGAGGCGGGCCCTCCGGTCGCGAGGGCGATCGCCAGCACATAGAGGAGCCAGATGGGCGCGGTGTCGGGCACAGCGATGACAGCGACCCACGCTGCCATCTGCACCCCGACGGCGGGGAGCACCAGCGCGAGCGACCGGTGATTCGGAAGCCGCCGGGAGAGGTCGCCGATGAGGGGTCCCAGAAGCATGCCGGCCACGACATATACGGAGATGATTCCCGCGGCGTGGGCCGTGTCGAGCCCTTCCGCCGCGGTGAGGAAGGGCATTCCCCAGAGCAGCACGAACGCGGTACCCGCGAACGGGGTCGTGAAGTGCGACCAGAAGGCCAGCCGCGTGCCCGGGTGTGCCCAGGCGGCACGTATGCCGACACCGGTATCTATGGCGGAGGTGACGACGCGGACGACACCGGTATCGGTGTTCACCGTGACGTCGGCGCCGCGCTCTGCGGGATGGTTGCGAATCACCAGCGCCACGAGGATGGTGAACAGCACACCGAGGCCCGCGATGCTGCCGAAGGTGATGGTCCAGTTGGTGGCGTGCAGGAGTGCGGCCAGCGGGACCAGGGCGATCAGCTGGCCGGCTTGACCGATGATGCCGGTGAACTGGACCATGAGCGGCCCGCGTTGAGCGGGAAACCAGGTCGCGACGAGTCGTAGCACCGCGGGGAAGATAGCGGCATCACCGGCACCGAGCAGGACACGCGCGAAGATCGCGATGCCGATGCTGGGGGAGAGGGCCATGGTCAGCTGGCCCGCGGCCATCAGCAGCATGCCGACGGTCATGATCGGGCGCGAGCCGAAGCGATCGAGGAGCACTCCGATCGGGATCTGCATTCCGCCGTACACGGCGAGCTGGACCACGGCGAAAAGAGCGAGCGTCGATGCATCCGCCTGGAAGCGGTCGGCCGCTTCGACGCCGACAGCGCCGAGCGATGTGCGGTTCGTGATGGCCAACACGTAAGCGGCGACTCCGACCGACCAGATCACCCAGGCTCTCCACCCCGGTGTCGAGACGGGGGAGGGGGAGACCTGCGGCACGCCTCAACGCTACTCCTCCGACGGCGCGCATTCGGCGACCTCCGCTCGATGTCGGTCGGGGTCGCTACGGTGGCGCCATGACCAGTTCCCCTTTGCACCACTCACTCGACTACGTCGAGCTCGTCGTCACCGATCTGGAGGCGTCGAAGAGCTTTTTCGGTGACGCCTTCGGCTGGAGCTTCAACGACTACGGCCCCGGATACGCCGGGATCGTGTCGCCACGAGGCGACGGCAACGAAGCCGGCGGTCTGATGCTGGCCGACGAGCCGCGTCCCGTCGGAGGTCCGCTCGTACTGCTCTATTCGGAAGACCTCGACGCCACGAAGGCGGCTATCGAGAAGGCCGGCGGAACGATCCTCCAAGAGCCGTACGCGTTCCCCGGGGGGCGACGCCTGCACTTCGCCGACCCGACGGGCACGGAGCTCGGAGTCTGGTCGACGCAGTAGGAGTCAGCCGTGGCTTCGCCGGTGTCGCGCGTGCGACTATTGCCGGTATGACGGACATCGTGGCGGGCGACATCCCCGAGGACATCGAGAGATGCGTGGACGTCTGGATTCACGCGCTCCGGCACCGTGACGGGGATGTCGACTCCCGCTCGATCGCCGATCGCATGCGAAAGCTGTTCGATGGCCATGTCCTCCGGTTCGCGCTCACGGGGGAGCCTCTGGCGGGTTTCGCTCTCACCACGCCGAAGACACACGACGAGACGACGGCCGTGTTGGAGCGGATCGCCGTGATGCCGTCATCCGCCGGGCAGGGACGTGGTCGTGCCCTGCTGCGCGATGCGATTCAGTATTCGACGGGTGCCGGCTTCTTCAGCCTCGAACTCGCGGTGCGGCGAGGGAACGCCGCCATCCCGCTCTACGAATCGGAGGGCTTCGCGGCGGTCTCGGAGCCTGTCCCGCACCCGCTCGGCGGCGAGCCCATGATCACCTATCGCCGTGATCTCGTCGATCCGCACAGCGGAGCGATCGCGGGTACCTCAGGACTCAGCGTTCCGCGGGTACAGGGTCCCGAGATCGTTCTCCGACCTTTCGAGGAATCTGACATCGATGCCGTGTTGGAGGCGTCCTTCGATCGTTCGATCACCGACGTCACCACCGTTCCCATCGTCGCTGATCCCGGGCTCGCCGGCGCGTGGCTGGTCCGGCAGCACGAGCGGGCAGCGAAGGGTATCGGCTACTCGTTCGCGATCGAGGCGAACGAAGAATGCGTGGGGCAGATCGGGCTGTGGCTTCGTGACCGGGACCAGGGTCGAGCGACCGTCGGCTACTGGATCCGACCCACGCGACGCGGCGAGGGATACGCCTACAGCGCGCTGCAAACCCTCACGGAATGGGCGTGGCACCTCGCCGATCTGCATCGTCTGCAGCTGCACATCGATCCGACGAACGGGCCCTCACTCCGGACTGCTGAGAAGGCGGGCTATGCGCGCGAAGGGTTGCTTCATTCGTGGCAGAAGATCGGCGATGAGCGCCGGGACATGCTCGTGTACAGCCGACTCCGGTCACCGTGGCCGATTGCTGATCCGGCGGCTGAGGAACCGGCTTAGTCGACGATGCGGTGGCCGAGATCTTCGAGGATCATCGTCACGAGTTGATCGGTGGTCGTCTCCGGGCCGACCCGTCGCTCATCGAACCAGGGGAGTGGTTGCCACCCGTCGTGCCATCGGCGGATCTCGTCCTCCCCGAAAGTGTTCGCGAGAGGCCTTCCGGCATGGCGCCGAATCGTCTCTTCGAGGCCGACGTCGAACTGATAGATTCCTGTCGTTCCGCGATGGTCGAGGTACAAGCTCTCGAAGGCTTCGGCGTAGTCGCGCAGATTGAAGATCCCGTCGAGGATGACGTCGTAACCGAGGTCCAGCGCCTGCCGGGCGGCGCCGACGATCAGGATGCTCGCCGCTCGAGAGCGTCTCAACCGGTTGGGGTCGTGCAGCAGCTCACGGCGGAAGTGGTCTTGAGAAATGATGGCGACCCGTTGACCTAGTGCCGGTCGCAGTGCCCTCGCCGTCGTCGTCTTCCCCGATGCGGCATCGCCGCGCAGGATGACGAGACGCGTGGAGCCACTGCCCGTGAGAGTCATCGAACCATCCTTGCAGCGCCCGCCAGGCGGGTCGAGTCCGGCGATCAATCGAGCGCGAACGGCATTCCCAGCACGGCCCTGAGTCTCGACGCGAATGTCTCGCGACGGCCGGGATCCACCCACTCCGCGTCTCCGTGTCGTTGGTACAGCCGATCGTCCGGAAAGCGGGGGAACACATGCACATGCAGGTGCCAGACGTCCTGGTCTCCTGCGGGCTCATTGTGCTGCCGGATGGAGGTCCCCTCGCATCCGTAGGATGACCGGATGCCGATCGCCACCCTCTGCGTCAGATCCCACACCGCGAAGCCGTCCTCCGGTGACAGGTCGTAGATGTTCTCCACGTGCGTCCGCGGGATGACGAGGACCGCTCCGGAGTTCCCCGGCCACCACTTCGGCGCGATCCGAGCGAATGCACGGTCGGTGACGGCGACCACGTCGGACGGCATGCTGAGTTGGTCGTACAGACCCTGTTGGATTTTGCAGAACGGACACGCATATCCGGGCGGCTCGTGGGTGGCTGGGTGCACGCACCGATCATCGCACGGGGGAGTGCTGGTACCGGGAGCTGCATCTGTCACCGGTGGCGCTGACGATCTTCTTAGCTGACATAATGTGCATTATCGGCTATCTTTCACGATCCGAGAGCGGTGATCGATAGGCTCGCCTCGTGAACGGAAGCAACGTCGACATCGACTGGGAATCTGCGCGACGCGCGAATCAGGAGAACTGGGAGGATCGCGTCCCGGTGCACACGGAAGCCTATGGGCTCGCTGCGTTCGACGATCCCGCGCATCTCAGCGACGTCGTTCGCGACGACCTCGCGACGATGACCTCGTTCCTTCCTGCGGACGGTCTGTCCGGCCTCGATCTCTGTCACCTGCAATGCCACATCGGCACCGACACGGTCTCCCTGGCTCGCGCCGGTGCGACGGTGACCGGCGTCGATTTCTCGCCGTCTGCGCTCCGTGCGGCGACCGACCTCGCCGCGCGTCTGGGTATCGATGCGACGTGGGTGCAGACCGATGTGCTCGATGCACGGGCTGCAGTCACCGGTGACTTCGATGTCGTGTACACGAGTATCGGGACGATCAGCTGGCTCGACGACCTGGATCGGTGGGCGGCGCAGATCGTGCAGCTGCTGCGTCCGGGCGGGATGTTCTTCATCCGCGACGGTCATCCCGCCCTGTACGCGCTGGATGAGGACGCGGACACCTTGGCCACGCGCTATTCCTACTTCGCGACCGGTCGCGCGCAGCAATGGGACGACGACAGCACATATGCCGGCGACGGTCGTATCGACCACGCCCGCACTTACGAGTGGCCGCACCCGTTGTCCGAGATCCTCGGTGCGCTGCTGCGTGCAGGGCTCAGGCTCGTCCACTTCGATGAAGGTCGTACGCTGCCGTGGCGATTCAGCGATCGCATGGTCGAGGTGTCCGGCGGCTACGCCTGGCCCGAAGCCGAGCGGGATCTGATCCCCTGCACGTACACGATCATCGCGCGCGTCGACGAAGGCGGAGCCGCCGGAGACGCGTGATGGTCGGAGTGCGGGCGCGGGCACGCGCTCCGACCATTCTCACGCTCCGAC from Microbacterium sp. SY138 includes:
- a CDS encoding MFS transporter, whose product is MPQVSPSPVSTPGWRAWVIWSVGVAAYVLAITNRTSLGAVGVEAADRFQADASTLALFAVVQLAVYGGMQIPIGVLLDRFGSRPIMTVGMLLMAAGQLTMALSPSIGIAIFARVLLGAGDAAIFPAVLRLVATWFPAQRGPLMVQFTGIIGQAGQLIALVPLAALLHATNWTITFGSIAGLGVLFTILVALVIRNHPAERGADVTVNTDTGVVRVVTSAIDTGVGIRAAWAHPGTRLAFWSHFTTPFAGTAFVLLWGMPFLTAAEGLDTAHAAGIISVYVVAGMLLGPLIGDLSRRLPNHRSLALVLPAVGVQMAAWVAVIAVPDTAPIWLLYVLAIALATGGPASMIAFDHARTHNPTHRLSTATGVTNAGGFIAALIAIFLIGLALDLQGAGTPETYSLGAFRIAFLMPIPLWIIGTVFILIERKRTRIRMGLDPERRH
- a CDS encoding VOC family protein, yielding MTSSPLHHSLDYVELVVTDLEASKSFFGDAFGWSFNDYGPGYAGIVSPRGDGNEAGGLMLADEPRPVGGPLVLLYSEDLDATKAAIEKAGGTILQEPYAFPGGRRLHFADPTGTELGVWSTQ
- a CDS encoding GNAT family N-acetyltransferase; translated protein: MTDIVAGDIPEDIERCVDVWIHALRHRDGDVDSRSIADRMRKLFDGHVLRFALTGEPLAGFALTTPKTHDETTAVLERIAVMPSSAGQGRGRALLRDAIQYSTGAGFFSLELAVRRGNAAIPLYESEGFAAVSEPVPHPLGGEPMITYRRDLVDPHSGAIAGTSGLSVPRVQGPEIVLRPFEESDIDAVLEASFDRSITDVTTVPIVADPGLAGAWLVRQHERAAKGIGYSFAIEANEECVGQIGLWLRDRDQGRATVGYWIRPTRRGEGYAYSALQTLTEWAWHLADLHRLQLHIDPTNGPSLRTAEKAGYAREGLLHSWQKIGDERRDMLVYSRLRSPWPIADPAAEEPA
- a CDS encoding AAA family ATPase; the protein is MTLTGSGSTRLVILRGDAASGKTTTARALRPALGQRVAIISQDHFRRELLHDPNRLRRSRAASILIVGAARQALDLGYDVILDGIFNLRDYAEAFESLYLDHRGTTGIYQFDVGLEETIRRHAGRPLANTFGEDEIRRWHDGWQPLPWFDERRVGPETTTDQLVTMILEDLGHRIVD
- a CDS encoding HIT domain-containing protein, whose translation is MPSDVVAVTDRAFARIAPKWWPGNSGAVLVIPRTHVENIYDLSPEDGFAVWDLTQRVAIGIRSSYGCEGTSIRQHNEPAGDQDVWHLHVHVFPRFPDDRLYQRHGDAEWVDPGRRETFASRLRAVLGMPFALD
- a CDS encoding class I SAM-dependent methyltransferase, yielding MNGSNVDIDWESARRANQENWEDRVPVHTEAYGLAAFDDPAHLSDVVRDDLATMTSFLPADGLSGLDLCHLQCHIGTDTVSLARAGATVTGVDFSPSALRAATDLAARLGIDATWVQTDVLDARAAVTGDFDVVYTSIGTISWLDDLDRWAAQIVQLLRPGGMFFIRDGHPALYALDEDADTLATRYSYFATGRAQQWDDDSTYAGDGRIDHARTYEWPHPLSEILGALLRAGLRLVHFDEGRTLPWRFSDRMVEVSGGYAWPEAERDLIPCTYTIIARVDEGGAAGDA